From a region of the Fimbriiglobus ruber genome:
- a CDS encoding transposase: MIEDADTVGQSLGLEVWCEDEAGPFQAIPQPGASWQPEGSPARQPHEYIRNGTAKILTLFHPADGRVRIQGTTTCPNTVLHPWLERERTAILAALPPLLPTVDPSRAAWERWLRGLQQPITLPAVLPPLRVLLVLDNLAGHKSVALVLWLFAHGIMPLYTPVSGSWLNMAESIQRVLKSRALAGQDPTSPSEIIQWFEEVAAHWNANPTPFVWGGKRAARRKRQRDRSHRLGGSGATTRRPLRSPKGHARPK; the protein is encoded by the coding sequence GTGATCGAGGACGCCGACACCGTGGGCCAGTCGCTGGGTCTGGAGGTGTGGTGCGAGGACGAGGCCGGCCCGTTCCAGGCGATCCCCCAGCCCGGAGCGTCGTGGCAGCCGGAGGGCAGTCCCGCGAGACAACCACACGAATACATTCGCAACGGCACCGCCAAGATACTGACACTCTTCCACCCGGCGGATGGGCGGGTCCGGATCCAGGGGACAACGACCTGTCCCAATACGGTGTTGCACCCATGGCTGGAGAGGGAGCGGACGGCCATTCTGGCCGCCTTGCCTCCACTGCTGCCGACGGTAGATCCGTCACGGGCCGCATGGGAACGATGGCTACGAGGGCTCCAGCAGCCGATCACGTTGCCGGCCGTCTTGCCGCCGCTGAGGGTCTTGTTGGTGCTGGACAATTTGGCCGGCCACAAGAGCGTGGCATTAGTGTTGTGGTTATTCGCTCATGGAATTATGCCCTTGTACACCCCCGTCAGCGGATCGTGGCTGAACATGGCCGAGAGTATCCAGAGGGTATTAAAAAGTCGCGCCCTGGCCGGTCAAGATCCGACGAGTCCGTCCGAGATCATCCAGTGGTTTGAGGAGGTGGCGGCGCACTGGAACGCGAACCCGACACCGTTTGTCTGGGGCGGAAAGAGGGCCGCTCGACGGAAGCGACAACGCGACCGCAGTCACAGACTGGGTGGCTCCGGAGCAACGACCCGGCGGCCACTGCGCAGCCCGAAAGGCCACGCGCGACCCAAGTGA
- a CDS encoding helix-turn-helix domain-containing protein: MPRRQKNPLRPLTAEERAELTALSHAQSAPAIEVTRATLLLLVSGGQAYQCAADTVGRKSGDAVAHLVARFNTDGLAAVTPRHGGGRVSIDDADARNRILREARRTPTPQHDGTATWSLTLLRKALRTAPDGLPRVSTYTIWRVRHDAKFTFQRTRTWCPTGQAIRKRKAGVVTVTDPETESKKK; this comes from the coding sequence ATGCCGCGCCGTCAGAAGAACCCCCTCCGCCCGCTGACCGCCGAAGAACGGGCGGAACTCACAGCGCTCAGCCATGCCCAATCGGCCCCGGCCATAGAGGTAACCCGTGCAACGCTTCTTCTGCTCGTGAGTGGTGGGCAAGCGTATCAGTGTGCGGCCGACACGGTCGGTCGCAAGAGCGGAGATGCAGTCGCCCACTTGGTCGCCCGATTCAACACGGACGGTTTGGCCGCCGTCACGCCCCGACACGGAGGCGGACGTGTATCGATCGACGACGCGGACGCCCGGAACCGCATCTTGCGAGAAGCACGGCGAACGCCGACCCCACAACACGATGGGACCGCGACGTGGTCGTTGACCCTGTTGCGTAAGGCACTGCGGACCGCCCCCGATGGGCTCCCGCGGGTGTCGACGTACACCATCTGGCGGGTTCGGCATGACGCCAAGTTTACCTTCCAGCGAACCCGCACCTGGTGTCCCACGGGTCAGGCGATCCGTAAACGCAAAGCGGGGGTGGTGACGGTCACCGACCCGGAAACCGAGTCGAAAAAAAAGTGA